The following nucleotide sequence is from Roseivirga sp. BDSF3-8.
TGAAATTGCAGGCTGATCTAACCATGATACTATAAAACATCAGAGGCCGTCCCACTATTGAGACGGCCTCTTTCTTTTAGTACTTTTTAGACTAGACTTACCCATCGTCCTCTCCACCACCAAAGAGTCCTTTAAATTTACTTTTTACTTTTTCGGTAGCTTCCTCTACAGCCTGCTCTTTTTTCTCTTCAATTACTTTTGCGGCTTCTGCTTTTTTCTCTTCCACCTCACTAGTAACCTCTTCTTTTATATCCTCTTTAGCCTGCTCAACACTATTATCAACGACTTGCTCCGGTGTACTGCCTGAACCTACCGGAGAGGCACCTTGCAACTTTATGTCAGGGCTGTTGTAATCTCCTCCTACATTGAATTTAACCAGTAGTTTAGAGCCTTGGGCTGTATTATTACCGGTAATGGCCCCCAGAGCCTGGTTTATTGTAGAGCCCACCTTTCCGGCATCTACCTTCATACTAACGTCATAATCCAGTGAGCCATCAATACCCTGGCTGCCGGCTATCACCGTTTCATTGCCCAGGAGCTGAAAGTCGAATGGCTCTACAAATACCCTTCCTTCACGAATACTCACATTCATGAGAAGATCTTTAAAGTTGACATTATCTGTATTATTAAGCTTAGTGAGTTTGGTAATACCAGAGATGATCTTTGAATCTTTTATCGAGGCCTCAATGATGGAGATTACCCCATTACCCGTAAGGTTGCTGAAAACCGGCATCATGTCCTGGCCCAGGGCTCCGGAAAGGTTCATATTAGTACTGAAATTACCATTTACCTTCTTAGCGATAGGTGCCAGCGTCTGTACGGTATTGAAGTTAGAATAAGCACGGCTTACTGCCAGGTTACTGATATCCAGGTCTAAGTCAAACAATGGGTTATTAATATCCTGGGTATTATAAGACCCACCTATTTTGAAATTGCCATCCAGCGTATTGAAAGTCAGGTCATTCATATTAACAACACCATCACGTACTACCAGGCCTCCCCTTACATTCTGTAGGGACAGGTTATCGTAGATGACATTGGCGATAGATGTGGTCAGATTAACGTTAAGGTTGCGTGGCACCTCAAAGGGTTGCAAGGCAGACGTGTCTTCAACTGCGCCTTCTTCTTCGGTCATCCACTCATTCAGGTTGACATTATTAGATGTTAGGTTCATATCCGCACTCAACGTTTCTCCCTCCTGAAAAAGGTAGCTCATGTAATTAGATACCGTACCAGTCATACTCATATCTGTTTGCCCAGTTTGAGCATCCATCTTGGATACCACAATCCTATTAGGGGTAAGGCTACCGTTAGCTTCCTTTATAGTAAAGGGATGAGCCAAGTCATCTGAGGCATATTTAAAGTTGGAGACAGCGAAGTTTCCGCTGGAACGTAACCTATCATAGCGCTCAGCCTCCACGTCAGACATCTGTCCACTTGTATTTATATCTGCCTTTATACGGCCAGCCAGCTCCATACCCTCGATAGGAAATATTTTGGTCATCTTATCAAGGTCTATTGCCCCATTCAGTGCCAGATCCCAACGATAGTTTTCGAGGTTTTCCAAATGAAGTTTACCAGTGACCGGTTCACCTGCAAGAGAAAATGAGAAGGCATCTACATCTACTACTGTAGCTGCCATACTACCATCTTCATTAATCACTCTAGAAGAAACATTCAGGTTTTCAATAGGCTCCGGGAAATCGGGAGTTTTAACATATCCGTTAGCCAGTTTAAAAACACCGTCAATTTTAGGAAACTGGTTTTTCAGGCTGTCATATACTCCATTAGCTTTAAGGTCAAGGTCAAGTTTACCTCTTAAACTCATACCTTCCATAGGTATCACGCCGCTTAGTTTTTCAAGATCCAGGTGGGCTTGTACATCTGCATCTACATCCATAGGACCGAGTCCTATTACTTTTATATCAGCAGTAGCTGGCTTGTCATTCATTTCCATACTGAAATTAGAAAGATGAACGAGTGCACCCTCCAGATCATCTTCGGCCATTTCAAACAGTAGGTCGAGAGAGATATTACGGATAGGATCGAGATCAGGGTATTTCATCATGGCCTGATCTACCGCTAAGTTAAAAGTGGTGGCTGGGAGTTTTTGGAGGCTATCACTGTAAACACCGGCGACTTTTCCATCAAATGTAAGTACGCCTTCTGCCTGCAAGTCATCAAAACTACTGTCGTACACTCCAGGTACTAATGACAGGAGGCTTTTAAAGGTGTTTTCAGGGCTTGAAAAAGCCAGATCCATATTGAACCCTTCCGGGATAAACCCAAGCCAGCCATCTACCTTAATGCCAAAGTCATTAATAGTGAGCAGCCCTTCTTTGAAGGTATACCGCTCTTCTTCCATATCGATGTTTAGAAGTACGTCTGCTTCAATACGCTTTCTGGTCAGATACTCTATTTCTTCCATAGTAACAGTGACACTGTCAATGACGGTGCGGGTGTCCAGGTCATACACCACTTCTGTCAGGTTGCCGGAGCCGCTGTGATTAACACCCACCATATCCATAAGCAAGTCCAAAGACTGATCGTAGTATACCAGGTGGCCATTACTTACTTCGTATTTCTTCAGATCAATAGTGAAACCTGTTCCTGAATCCTGTGCGGTTGAGGTAGTGTCTTCCATGGCAATGTCGAAGTTTGCTGTACCATCTTCCATCATCATTATTAGCAGCCTGGGGCTTGCCACTTTCACTTCCTCCATGCGTATGCGATCACTGAAAATCACGCTACCCAGGTCCAGCACTATCTCAAGCTCATTGGCACTCATCAGAGTATCCCCTTCAAAAGGTGCCTTATTTACCACGCTTAGGTCATTAAGACTGGCAGTGACATCTGGAAAGTTTTTAAGAAAGCTCACGGAAAGGTTATCGAACTTTACTTCTGCATTTACAGACTTATTAATCTCTGTCTGTACCCTTTCCTGTATTTTTCCTTTAAAGAGGATGGGCACCAATAGTAAAGCGATAAGCAAAACACCAAATATGGCACCTAATACGATTAATACCTTTTTCATTTTAAAGTGATATGATAAACGCCGTTGCGGCTCAGTTCAAAAATTTTCAGCCAAATGGCAATTTATAAAAATAAAAGCCTTGCCGGAATCCGGTTTAGTTAACTGCCTATGAAATTAACGTAAAGATTTGCCTGCGGATTTAAAATCTCAGAATAAATATATCGAAGGAGTTATTCCGGAATGCAACATTTTATTGGAATAACCTGTATATAATTATAAGAAGGTGTTGGCCTAAAAATATTACAGGCGCCAAAAAATTTTTGGATTGGGCTAAGATAATAGCAATAGTTTTTCTTAAAAAATGTAAAACTAATCAGGTGCCAAATAGTTATAGAAATAAGTAGTGTTCTCTTCATACAAAAGCTACACGGCCATGCCGTGTAGCTTTTTCCGTGTTAGTTACATCTCAAACCATGGCCACTGAAGACTTAAGAGCATCCGTCAGGCTTTCTTTAAGGCCACTTTCTTCTGGAATGACAGCGAGAAATAACCCCGACTCCTCTAATGTAGCCTCTGCTTCCTTAAGCCACCGGAAAGAGGCTTTGACAATGACTATCTTCTCTTCGTCTATAGTAGCTATGAAATCCGGCTTATTTTCAAGCTCAGGAATTAGTCCTGGTGTACCGCGCAGATAGACGTCAAAGACTAAATCATCGGATAGTATTGGCTGTTTCAGCCCTGACGTTTTAGCATACCCGTATCTGTAATTATTTAGAACCCCCAATGTATCCGCAAATACAGCAGAGCCTGTGGGGTGCCCGCCTGCCCCTTTACCACGATAGAGTTGGTTCCCTGAATACTCTCCGGTTACCTGTACTGCATTATATTCGTATTCCACGCCATACAGATCAGCTTCAGAAGATACAAAAACCGGAGCGACGATTGCGGAAAGCTCATTATTGCCCTTGATTTTAGCTTCTGCGAGTAGTTTGATCCGTGCATTCGCAGCCTCTGCTATGCTGAGGTCAACTTCAGAAAGGTTTTGAATTCCGTGCCTGAATGGTTTATCTGTGGATAAATAGATGCCATATGCCTGATTAACAAGTATGCATAATTTATTGAGGGAGTCGAATCCACCTACATCCAGTGTAGGGTCGGCTTCAGCAAAACCCAGATCTTGTGCTTCTTTAACTGCCTCATCGTAACTTATACCTTCCACCCGCATTTTAGTTAAAATAAAGTTTGAGGAGCCGTTAAATATACCGCTCAGTTCCTGCAAAGGCTCACTACCGTAGTAATCCTCAAGCGTTCTTACGATTGGTACCGCACCGCAGCAGGAAGCTTCATAAAGCAAGGGGGATTTATGCTTTTTTTGCAGATCCAGAAGCTGGGGTAGATAAGTAGCCACCATTTTTTTATTGGCTGTCACTACTGGAATACCCTTCTCTAGCGCCTTGCTCACAATAGTAAAAGCACTTTCGTGATCAGTAATAGCCTCTACTATCAGATCAATACTATCATCCTCCAGTATTTCATCAGGGTCATAGCTAAAAATAGATTCTGCTATGGGTCTTTTTTTCCCAGGGTGTATTACTCCGATTTTTTTAACCTCGGCATCGACATCCGAAGCCTGTAAAATATCATAAAATCCCTGCCCTACGCATCCGAAGCCGAACAGGCCAATCTGTTTCTTGTTGCTCATATCGATAGTTCACATCCCTTAAGTTAGCTGTACCCTGCTGGGATGGTCATTATAAAATTTTGTAATACGATTTGAAATCTGATCGACTTCTAATAGAAAGCCGTCATGACCATAATCTGAATGAATGATTTCCACCTCGCATTGAGGGATATGTTTGGCAAGTTCCAGTTGCTCTTCCGGAGGGAAAAGCACATCAGTATCTATGCCTATTATCAACGTGTCCGCCTGGATTTGCCGAAGTGCCCTGGCTACACCCTCTCTCTCACGGCCAACATTATGACTATCCATCGCCTTGGACAGGTGCCAGTATGTGTACGCATTGAATTTTCGCGAAACGAGTTTATCCCCCTGGTATCGCTGATAAGAGACCGCCCGGTAGTTGTCGGTGATGTCTTCGGCATCAGCCTGTGTAGCTGCATATGCATGGTACTGCCTGTAGCTCAGTAAGGCGATACTTCTGGCAGCCTTAAGCCCGCTCTCTCCGGCCCTGGCCGTATTGAGCTGCCATGTAATGTCCTGCTCAATCGCCATACGCTGACTTTCGTTAAAAGCAATACCCCAGGGGCTGTGCCGGGCATTGGTTGCAAGTAAGACCAGACGCTGAGGCAAATTCGGTTGTACTATACTCCACTCCATAGCCTGCTGGCCCCCCAGCGAACCACCCACCAGGGTGTGAATTTGGCGAATGTTGAGATGGTCTCTTAGCTTATCAAAAGCGGCAACAATGTCCCGGTTAGTCAGAGTAGGGAAATTATGAAAGTATGGATTACCATTTTCTGGTTTAGGTGAAAGCGGCCCGGTGCTTCCATAGCATCCGCCCAGCATATTAGCGCAGATGATAAAGTGAGTTTCCGGGTCAAACAGTTTGCCGGAACCTACAAGGTCCGGCCACCACAGGCTTACATCCGAGCCGGCGGTAAGCGCATGGCATATCCAAACTATGTTATCCCTCTTTTCATTGATATTCCCCCACGTATGATATCTGAGCTGAAACTCGGAGAGTTTCCGGCCGCTCTCCAGCACAATACCATCCTTATTCGTGTAGGTATGAGCTTCCAGACTTATCATGCAGGTTGAGCTACGGGTTTTTTAATTACCTCAAATGCCTGGCTGAAATCTCCTTTGATATCGTCAATATGCTCAATACCGACAGAGACCCTTAGCATGGTGGGATGTACTCCGGAAGAGAACTGTTCCTCATCTGACAACTGCTGGTGGGTAGTAGAAGCAGGGTGTATGATAAGTGTTTTAGCGTCACCCACATTCGCAAGGTGACTTACCAGTTTCAGGCTGTCTACAAATTTCTCAGCATATTCTTTACCTCCCTTTATCCTAAAGCTGAGAACACCTCCAAAGCCTTTTTTAAGGTACCTGCTGGCTATCTCGTGATATGGGCTACTTTCCAGCCCCGGGTAGTTTACTGACTCTACCTGGTCATGCTGTTCGAGCCAACGTGCCAGTGTGAGGGCGTTTTCTACTGTACGTTCTACTCTAAGTGACAATGTCTCAAGTCCTTGGATTAGCAGGAAGCTGTTGAACGGACTCAGGGCCGGCCCTACATCTCTCAGACCTTCTACCCGTGCCCTTATGGCAAAAGCAATGTTTCCGAATGGGCCGCCTTCTCCAAAGACTTCCCAAAACTTCATACCATGGTATCCTTCGGAAGGCTCGCTGAAATGAGGAAACTTGCCATTTCCCCAATTGAAATTACCTCCATCCACGATAACACCACCAATGCTGCTGCCATGACCACCTATCCATTTAGTGGCAGAAGCTACCACCACATTTGCTCCGTGCTGAAGGGGGCGGAACAGATACCCACCTGCACCAAAGGTATTATCTACAATAAGGGGGATATCATGAGCTTTTGCTACGGCTGCTATTGCTTCAAAGTCAGGGATATTAAACGCCGGATTACCAATAGTCTCCAGGTAGATTGCTTTTGTCTTATCATCGATTCGCTTTTCAAAAGAATCCGGTTCATCGTCTTCAACAAAACGGGCCTCAATACCGAGCCGTTTAAGAGTTACCTTAAATTGATTGAATGATCCTCCGTAAAGGTTTTTAGTGGATACAAAATTATCACCGGCCTCCATGATATTAGTGAGGGCCAAAAACTGAGCGGCCTGGCCAGAGGAAACAGCTACAGCTGCCGTGCCTCCTTCGAGAGCAGCTATTCTCTTTTCGAATACATCTGTAGTAGGGTTCATGATTCGGGTATAGATGTTCCCGAATTCCTGCAGCGCAAATAGTTTAGCCCCATGCGCTGAGTTTTTGAATAAATAGCTGGAGGTTTGATAGATAGGCACGGCCCTGGATAACGTAGTTTCGTCTACTTCCTGACCTGCATGTAGCTGTAGGGTTTCAAATTTTAATTGAGACATGTTTAAAAGAAATAAAGGGTTAAAAAAAGGGACAGAGGCTACCTGTACCACTACGGGGTCTGGTAAGGCAAGGCTAAACTGTTAATGGCAAAAAGCTATTAACAGCAACAGGGACAACAACAGGCTAACTCCAGTAGGATGGACCGGTTACAGGTGCAATCAAATAATTGACTATCAGCTAATTGGAAGTATCCAACGCTACGGGATTTTAATTGAAATGGGGATAAAGAAGTAACCATCATTATGGAATTAATTTATATTTCCCCGGGCTTTCCGGAGTCAGGAATTAGCACCTTGACCTATTGCAGGTCAGGTTGCTAGTGCGTCATAGAGCCTGTCTCTCAGCACTTCTCTATAAATCAATTACTGTGGTTAGTAATTGACTGGATATACAATGTTATACACTCCCGGCGAGCTTTCAAA
It contains:
- a CDS encoding AsmA-like C-terminal region-containing protein, translating into MKKVLIVLGAIFGVLLIALLLVPILFKGKIQERVQTEINKSVNAEVKFDNLSVSFLKNFPDVTASLNDLSVVNKAPFEGDTLMSANELEIVLDLGSVIFSDRIRMEEVKVASPRLLIMMMEDGTANFDIAMEDTTSTAQDSGTGFTIDLKKYEVSNGHLVYYDQSLDLLMDMVGVNHSGSGNLTEVVYDLDTRTVIDSVTVTMEEIEYLTRKRIEADVLLNIDMEEERYTFKEGLLTINDFGIKVDGWLGFIPEGFNMDLAFSSPENTFKSLLSLVPGVYDSSFDDLQAEGVLTFDGKVAGVYSDSLQKLPATTFNLAVDQAMMKYPDLDPIRNISLDLLFEMAEDDLEGALVHLSNFSMEMNDKPATADIKVIGLGPMDVDADVQAHLDLEKLSGVIPMEGMSLRGKLDLDLKANGVYDSLKNQFPKIDGVFKLANGYVKTPDFPEPIENLNVSSRVINEDGSMAATVVDVDAFSFSLAGEPVTGKLHLENLENYRWDLALNGAIDLDKMTKIFPIEGMELAGRIKADINTSGQMSDVEAERYDRLRSSGNFAVSNFKYASDDLAHPFTIKEANGSLTPNRIVVSKMDAQTGQTDMSMTGTVSNYMSYLFQEGETLSADMNLTSNNVNLNEWMTEEEGAVEDTSALQPFEVPRNLNVNLTTSIANVIYDNLSLQNVRGGLVVRDGVVNMNDLTFNTLDGNFKIGGSYNTQDINNPLFDLDLDISNLAVSRAYSNFNTVQTLAPIAKKVNGNFSTNMNLSGALGQDMMPVFSNLTGNGVISIIEASIKDSKIISGITKLTKLNNTDNVNFKDLLMNVSIREGRVFVEPFDFQLLGNETVIAGSQGIDGSLDYDVSMKVDAGKVGSTINQALGAITGNNTAQGSKLLVKFNVGGDYNSPDIKLQGASPVGSGSTPEQVVDNSVEQAKEDIKEEVTSEVEEKKAEAAKVIEEKKEQAVEEATEKVKSKFKGLFGGGEDDG
- a CDS encoding homoserine dehydrogenase, encoding MSNKKQIGLFGFGCVGQGFYDILQASDVDAEVKKIGVIHPGKKRPIAESIFSYDPDEILEDDSIDLIVEAITDHESAFTIVSKALEKGIPVVTANKKMVATYLPQLLDLQKKHKSPLLYEASCCGAVPIVRTLEDYYGSEPLQELSGIFNGSSNFILTKMRVEGISYDEAVKEAQDLGFAEADPTLDVGGFDSLNKLCILVNQAYGIYLSTDKPFRHGIQNLSEVDLSIAEAANARIKLLAEAKIKGNNELSAIVAPVFVSSEADLYGVEYEYNAVQVTGEYSGNQLYRGKGAGGHPTGSAVFADTLGVLNNYRYGYAKTSGLKQPILSDDLVFDVYLRGTPGLIPELENKPDFIATIDEEKIVIVKASFRWLKEAEATLEESGLFLAVIPEESGLKESLTDALKSSVAMV
- the metX gene encoding homoserine O-acetyltransferase is translated as MISLEAHTYTNKDGIVLESGRKLSEFQLRYHTWGNINEKRDNIVWICHALTAGSDVSLWWPDLVGSGKLFDPETHFIICANMLGGCYGSTGPLSPKPENGNPYFHNFPTLTNRDIVAAFDKLRDHLNIRQIHTLVGGSLGGQQAMEWSIVQPNLPQRLVLLATNARHSPWGIAFNESQRMAIEQDITWQLNTARAGESGLKAARSIALLSYRQYHAYAATQADAEDITDNYRAVSYQRYQGDKLVSRKFNAYTYWHLSKAMDSHNVGREREGVARALRQIQADTLIIGIDTDVLFPPEEQLELAKHIPQCEVEIIHSDYGHDGFLLEVDQISNRITKFYNDHPSRVQLT
- a CDS encoding O-acetylhomoserine aminocarboxypropyltransferase/cysteine synthase family protein — encoded protein: MSQLKFETLQLHAGQEVDETTLSRAVPIYQTSSYLFKNSAHGAKLFALQEFGNIYTRIMNPTTDVFEKRIAALEGGTAAVAVSSGQAAQFLALTNIMEAGDNFVSTKNLYGGSFNQFKVTLKRLGIEARFVEDDEPDSFEKRIDDKTKAIYLETIGNPAFNIPDFEAIAAVAKAHDIPLIVDNTFGAGGYLFRPLQHGANVVVASATKWIGGHGSSIGGVIVDGGNFNWGNGKFPHFSEPSEGYHGMKFWEVFGEGGPFGNIAFAIRARVEGLRDVGPALSPFNSFLLIQGLETLSLRVERTVENALTLARWLEQHDQVESVNYPGLESSPYHEIASRYLKKGFGGVLSFRIKGGKEYAEKFVDSLKLVSHLANVGDAKTLIIHPASTTHQQLSDEEQFSSGVHPTMLRVSVGIEHIDDIKGDFSQAFEVIKKPVAQPA